One window of Bacteroides sp. AN502(2024) genomic DNA carries:
- the asnS gene encoding asparagine--tRNA ligase, producing the protein MEKIGRTKIVDLLKRTDIGAMVNVKGWVRTRRGSKQVNFIALNDGSTINNLQVVVDLANFNEEMLKQITTGACISVNGEMVESVGSGQKVEVQAREIEVLGTCDNTYPLQKKGHSMEFLREIAHLRPRTNTFGAVFRIRHNMAIAIHKFFHERGFFYFHTPIITASDCEGAGQMFQVTTMNLYDLKKDEKGSISYNDDFFGKQASLTVSGQLEGELAATALGAIYTFGPTFRAENSNTPRHLAEFWMIEPEVAFNDIADNMDLAEEFIKYCVKWALDNCADDVKFLNDMFDKGLIERLQGVLKDDFVRLPYTDGVKILEEAVAKGHKFEFPVYWGVDLASEHERYLVEEHFKRPVILTDYPKDIKAFYMKQNEDGKTVRAMDVLFPKIGEIIGGSEREADYDKLLARIEEMHIPMKDMWWYLDTRKFGTCPHSGFGLGFERLLLFVTGMSNIRDVIPFPRTPRNADF; encoded by the coding sequence ATGGAAAAGATTGGTAGAACAAAAATTGTTGATCTGTTGAAGCGTACGGACATCGGCGCTATGGTCAACGTGAAAGGATGGGTTCGCACCCGTAGAGGTAGCAAACAAGTAAACTTTATCGCACTGAATGACGGTTCTACAATAAATAATCTGCAAGTCGTAGTCGATTTGGCTAATTTCAACGAAGAGATGCTGAAACAGATTACCACTGGTGCTTGTATTAGCGTGAACGGTGAAATGGTGGAATCTGTAGGCTCCGGCCAAAAGGTGGAAGTACAGGCTCGTGAAATCGAAGTGCTGGGTACTTGCGATAATACATATCCGTTGCAGAAGAAAGGTCACTCGATGGAATTCTTGCGTGAGATTGCTCATTTGCGTCCGCGCACGAATACTTTTGGCGCAGTATTCCGTATCCGTCACAACATGGCGATTGCTATCCACAAGTTTTTCCATGAGAGAGGCTTCTTCTATTTCCATACGCCGATCATTACAGCTTCGGACTGTGAGGGTGCCGGTCAGATGTTTCAGGTGACTACCATGAACCTATATGACCTGAAGAAAGACGAGAAAGGTTCCATTTCTTATAATGACGACTTCTTCGGCAAGCAGGCAAGTCTGACAGTTTCCGGTCAGTTGGAAGGTGAACTGGCTGCTACTGCTTTGGGAGCTATTTACACATTCGGACCTACGTTTCGTGCCGAGAACTCCAATACTCCCCGTCACTTGGCAGAGTTCTGGATGATTGAGCCGGAAGTTGCTTTCAACGATATCGCGGATAATATGGATTTGGCTGAAGAGTTCATCAAATATTGTGTGAAGTGGGCGTTGGATAACTGTGCGGACGATGTAAAATTCTTGAACGATATGTTCGACAAAGGATTGATTGAGCGTCTGCAAGGTGTATTGAAAGATGATTTCGTGCGCTTGCCTTATACAGACGGTGTCAAGATTCTGGAAGAGGCTGTGGCTAAAGGCCACAAGTTCGAGTTCCCGGTTTACTGGGGCGTGGACTTGGCTTCCGAGCACGAACGTTATCTGGTGGAAGAACATTTCAAACGTCCGGTTATCCTGACTGACTATCCGAAAGACATCAAGGCTTTCTATATGAAGCAGAATGAGGATGGTAAGACCGTACGTGCCATGGATGTTCTTTTCCCGAAAATCGGTGAAATTATCGGCGGTTCCGAACGTGAAGCGGATTATGACAAGCTGCTGGCTCGTATCGAAGAGATGCATATCCCGATGAAGGATATGTGGTGGTATCTGGATACCCGCAAGTTCGGTACATGTCCTCACTCCGGTTTCGGACTCGGTTTCGAACGTTTGTTACTTTTCGTAACAGGTATGTCGAACATCCGTGACGTGATACCGTTCCCGCGTACACCCAGAAATGCAGATTTCTGA
- a CDS encoding DUF4488 domain-containing protein: MKKLYFFTMLSIMLLAVTGAMAQKKTKIKVTELKGIWQLCHYVSESPDVPGELKPSNTFKVLSEDGRIVNFTVIPGSSAIITGYGTWKLLTDDSYKESIEKNIHLPMLDNQDNILEFEIKDSDFLYLKYFIKNDLNGNELNTWYYETWKRVEMPAKFPEDIVR; the protein is encoded by the coding sequence ATGAAAAAACTCTATTTCTTTACCATGCTTTCAATCATGTTGTTGGCGGTAACAGGTGCGATGGCCCAGAAGAAAACTAAAATCAAGGTGACCGAGTTGAAAGGAATCTGGCAACTTTGCCACTATGTATCGGAATCTCCCGATGTTCCGGGAGAGTTGAAACCCAGTAATACTTTTAAGGTATTGAGTGAAGACGGAAGAATCGTGAACTTCACCGTTATCCCCGGTTCCAGTGCGATTATTACAGGATATGGGACATGGAAACTGCTGACGGATGATTCTTATAAAGAAAGTATAGAAAAGAATATCCATCTTCCGATGTTGGACAATCAGGATAATATTCTCGAATTTGAGATTAAGGACAGTGACTTTTTGTATTTAAAATACTTTATCAAGAATGATTTGAATGGAAACGAACTGAATACTTGGTACTATGAAACTTGGAAACGGGTGGAGATGCCGGCTAAGTTTCCGGAAGATATTGTGCGATAA